Proteins co-encoded in one Natronorubrum daqingense genomic window:
- a CDS encoding GNAT family N-acetyltransferase gives MSVNIDSRVVPPGNDDLVDSAWQLKEEINRQEGVLKQRRNFFSDAFRRSTVHCYVQEGELVGFAAVRRDGYILFLAVSPELRGEGIGRQLIARVAADNDTITCHARTSNENALQFYEHLGFEIKRRIDDYYEDGGDAYYLKLGSDVGITDKISDLMRR, from the coding sequence GTGAGCGTCAACATCGACAGTCGTGTCGTCCCGCCGGGCAACGACGACCTCGTCGACTCGGCCTGGCAACTCAAAGAGGAGATCAATCGCCAGGAAGGCGTACTCAAGCAGCGACGCAACTTCTTCTCCGATGCGTTTCGTCGTTCGACGGTCCACTGTTACGTTCAAGAAGGCGAGCTAGTCGGATTTGCAGCCGTTCGTCGCGACGGATACATCCTCTTTCTGGCAGTGTCGCCCGAACTCCGCGGTGAGGGAATCGGCAGGCAACTGATCGCCCGCGTCGCAGCGGACAACGACACGATCACTTGCCACGCTCGAACCAGTAACGAAAACGCCCTCCAGTTCTACGAACATCTCGGCTTCGAGATCAAACGCCGAATCGACGACTACTACGAGGACGGCGGCGACGCCTACTACCTGAAACTCGGCTCCGACGTCGGCATCACCGACAAAATCTCGGATCTGATGCGACGGTAA
- a CDS encoding MFS transporter, whose product MGLSENDRAIASFTMLAHGIVHWFELAIPILLVVWLEAFDVSVALVGVIVALGYAPFGLGALPAGVLVDRYGPRRLVLGCLAGMSVAFATLAIAPSIYAVAISLLCWGILASIYHPAGLALISTGVERRGTVFARHGIAGNVGIALGPFATATLLLAFDWRLVVVILAIPGILATLYGLRLEFDPTAALDSTNPEERASTESRNESGGVSEFLTNSRTLFASSFLLVFAIVTFVGLYYRGVLTYLPELLQGLPALDGIEPPGGLEELSLGEYVYVGLLVAGMAGQYVAGKLTDRIAVSRGLVVVFLGLAILAALFVPVSSMGLLAVVAYCLVLGFSLFAIEPFYQEAVAVYTPPDTRGLSYGYTYLGMFGLGALSISLGGFLLDHVSVAVLFATLALFALVGAAISVGLVVRPRPPGSDSSTHSSSGADD is encoded by the coding sequence GTGGGGCTCAGTGAGAACGACAGGGCCATCGCTTCGTTCACCATGCTCGCCCACGGAATCGTCCACTGGTTCGAACTGGCGATCCCGATTTTGCTGGTCGTCTGGCTCGAGGCCTTCGACGTGAGCGTCGCGCTCGTCGGCGTGATCGTCGCCCTCGGTTACGCACCGTTCGGACTCGGCGCGTTGCCAGCGGGTGTGCTGGTCGATCGCTACGGCCCGCGGCGACTCGTCTTGGGTTGTCTCGCCGGAATGAGCGTCGCGTTCGCGACGCTGGCGATCGCACCCTCGATCTACGCCGTCGCGATTAGCCTCCTCTGTTGGGGCATCCTCGCCAGCATCTACCACCCGGCGGGACTCGCGCTCATCAGTACGGGCGTCGAACGCCGCGGGACGGTGTTCGCCCGGCACGGCATCGCCGGCAATGTCGGGATCGCACTCGGGCCGTTCGCGACCGCGACCTTGCTGCTCGCGTTCGATTGGCGACTCGTCGTCGTGATTCTCGCGATACCGGGGATTCTGGCGACGCTCTACGGCCTCCGCCTCGAGTTCGATCCGACCGCGGCACTCGATTCGACGAATCCAGAAGAGCGTGCCTCGACTGAGAGTCGAAACGAATCTGGCGGCGTGAGCGAGTTCCTCACCAATTCGCGAACGCTGTTCGCAAGTTCGTTTCTCCTCGTCTTCGCGATCGTCACGTTCGTCGGCCTCTACTATCGCGGCGTGTTGACCTATCTGCCAGAACTGCTCCAGGGACTGCCGGCGCTGGACGGGATCGAGCCGCCGGGCGGGCTCGAGGAACTCTCCCTCGGTGAGTACGTCTACGTCGGGTTGCTCGTCGCGGGAATGGCTGGACAGTACGTCGCTGGGAAGTTGACCGATCGCATCGCCGTCTCGAGGGGACTCGTCGTCGTCTTCCTCGGGTTGGCGATTCTCGCGGCGCTTTTCGTCCCGGTGTCGTCGATGGGGCTGCTCGCCGTCGTCGCCTACTGTCTCGTCCTCGGCTTCTCGCTGTTCGCCATCGAGCCCTTCTATCAGGAGGCAGTCGCGGTCTACACGCCACCGGACACGCGCGGGCTTTCCTACGGCTACACGTATCTGGGCATGTTCGGACTCGGGGCGCTCAGCATCTCTCTCGGCGGGTTCTTACTCGATCACGTCTCGGTCGCCGTCCTCTTCGCGACGCTCGCCCTGTTCGCCCTCGTCGGTGCAGCAATCTCCGTCGGGCTGGTGGTTCGCCCACGTCCGCCCGGTAGCGACTCGAGCACCCACTCGAGTAGCGGTGCTGACGATTGA
- a CDS encoding archease, producing the protein MTRSQDERFELRDHTADIAVEATGDSLEDVFGAVADGLAAASCDSIPEEATERFSLEVSAEGREALLFDYLDELIYLRDVRAELPVDHHVGQIRGPEDESAAGATGAATDSDTAAVDEWVLEASARGVSLADIHAREIKAVTYSEMRLERFDDDGGRDGWEAYVVFDV; encoded by the coding sequence ATGACACGATCACAGGACGAGCGGTTCGAACTCCGCGACCACACGGCTGACATCGCGGTCGAAGCGACCGGCGACTCCCTCGAGGACGTTTTCGGTGCCGTCGCCGACGGACTCGCAGCCGCCTCCTGTGATTCGATTCCGGAGGAGGCGACGGAGCGCTTTTCCCTCGAGGTGAGCGCCGAAGGTCGCGAGGCCCTCCTGTTCGACTATCTCGACGAACTGATCTACCTGCGAGACGTGCGAGCGGAACTCCCGGTCGACCACCACGTCGGGCAAATTCGTGGACCAGAGGACGAATCGGCGGCCGGCGCGACAGGGGCGGCCACCGACTCCGACACAGCTGCTGTCGACGAGTGGGTGCTCGAGGCCAGTGCGCGCGGCGTCTCACTCGCGGACATCCACGCTCGAGAGATCAAAGCGGTGACGTACTCGGAGATGCGCCTCGAGCGATTCGACGATGACGGCGGGCGAGACGGCTGGGAAGCGTACGTCGTCTTCGACGTCTGA
- the priS gene encoding DNA primase small subunit PriS — MEERTRAYLRGRFRDHYRRTEITPPPAANEREWGFIPWTDGPDTTMVRHRSLLELGDISEFLVRKRPRHVYFSAGRFRDPGASSMNEKDWQSADLVFDLDADHLPSVTLGEDSYAEMLAKCKDALMRLLEFLEDDFGFDDLEIVFSGGRGYHVHVRDENILHLEREHRREIVDYVRGIGMDFEELIEAETVAGLGRKTPTERRTLEVDGGWGGRTHNHLMAFVDELLELEEEAALERLQAFDGIGEGKATATLNAARNNREQLEAGNVTVHTAVAQLAERFAKQAVERDNAPIDEPVTTDTNRLIRLPGSLHGGSGLKTVRLERDEIADFDPLDDAVPETFREHEIAVDVTQGGEIELGGDSFTVSEGDQSLREYVAVFLMARGRAEKEKE; from the coding sequence ATGGAGGAGCGAACGAGAGCCTATCTCCGGGGTCGATTTCGTGATCACTACCGACGGACAGAGATCACGCCGCCGCCCGCGGCGAACGAACGCGAGTGGGGATTCATCCCCTGGACCGACGGCCCCGACACGACGATGGTCCGTCACCGGTCGCTCCTCGAGTTAGGCGACATTTCGGAGTTTCTCGTCCGAAAGCGACCGCGCCACGTCTACTTCTCTGCGGGGCGCTTTCGCGATCCCGGCGCGAGTTCGATGAACGAGAAGGATTGGCAATCGGCCGACCTCGTCTTCGACCTCGACGCCGACCACCTGCCGAGTGTAACCCTCGGCGAGGACTCCTACGCCGAGATGCTCGCAAAGTGTAAAGATGCCCTCATGCGACTCCTCGAGTTCCTCGAGGATGATTTCGGCTTCGACGACCTCGAGATCGTCTTCTCCGGCGGTCGCGGATACCACGTTCACGTCCGAGACGAGAACATCCTCCACCTGGAGCGCGAACATCGCCGCGAGATTGTCGATTACGTTCGGGGCATCGGCATGGACTTCGAGGAACTGATCGAGGCCGAAACCGTCGCCGGTCTCGGCCGCAAGACGCCGACGGAGCGACGGACGCTCGAGGTCGACGGCGGCTGGGGCGGGCGCACGCACAACCACCTCATGGCGTTCGTCGACGAGTTGCTCGAACTGGAGGAAGAAGCCGCCCTCGAGCGACTCCAGGCGTTCGACGGAATCGGCGAGGGGAAGGCGACGGCAACGCTCAACGCGGCCCGAAACAACCGCGAGCAACTCGAGGCGGGTAACGTCACCGTCCACACGGCCGTCGCGCAGTTGGCCGAGCGATTCGCGAAACAGGCCGTCGAACGCGACAACGCGCCGATCGACGAGCCCGTCACGACCGACACGAATCGACTCATTCGGCTTCCGGGGAGTCTCCACGGCGGGAGCGGGCTGAAGACGGTGCGACTCGAGCGCGACGAAATCGCGGACTTCGATCCGCTCGACGACGCCGTCCCGGAGACCTTCCGCGAGCACGAAATCGCCGTCGACGTGACCCAGGGTGGCGAGATCGAACTCGGTGGGGATAGCTTTACGGTCTCGGAGGGAGACCAGTCACTAAGAGAGTACGTTGCCGTGTTCCTGATGGCACGCGGCAGAGCCGAAAAAGAGAAAGAATGA
- the moaA gene encoding GTP 3',8-cyclase MoaA, translating into MLTDEFGRDVTGVRVSLTDRCNFDCVYCHNEGLGDTRGPMDPQDDEMSTDDVVRFLEVAAEFDVDSVKFTGGEPMLRQDLAEIIERTPDQMEVSMTTNGTFLPGRAEDLVDAGLERVNVSQDALDADDFAAVTKSGAYEKVLEGVDAALEAGLDPVKLNMVVFEHTAGYVPEMVDHVAENDGLQLQLIEYMPELTGKPEWNIDIQRVHDWLAEQAVEIEHREMHDRKRYWIETDDGDGRGMVEIVDPVENPTFCANCHRVRVTHEGYLKGCLNRNDDLKSMGEMTKPEIREAYRDVVANRVPYYGEYMVQNDAGEWEINDEYVGEYAEP; encoded by the coding sequence ATGCTCACCGACGAGTTCGGGCGGGACGTGACGGGGGTTCGAGTATCCCTGACCGATCGGTGTAATTTCGATTGCGTCTACTGTCACAACGAAGGGCTCGGTGATACCCGCGGGCCGATGGATCCGCAAGACGACGAGATGTCGACCGACGACGTCGTTCGATTTCTCGAGGTCGCAGCCGAGTTCGATGTCGACTCCGTCAAATTCACTGGCGGGGAACCGATGCTCCGACAGGACTTAGCAGAGATTATCGAACGCACGCCGGACCAGATGGAGGTCTCGATGACGACGAACGGAACGTTTCTTCCCGGCCGTGCCGAGGACCTCGTCGACGCCGGCTTAGAGCGCGTCAACGTCTCTCAGGACGCACTCGACGCGGACGATTTCGCCGCCGTCACGAAGAGCGGGGCGTACGAGAAGGTTCTCGAAGGTGTCGACGCGGCGCTCGAGGCGGGTCTCGATCCGGTCAAACTCAACATGGTCGTCTTCGAGCACACCGCGGGGTACGTGCCGGAGATGGTCGATCACGTCGCGGAAAACGATGGACTCCAGTTGCAGTTGATCGAGTACATGCCCGAGCTGACGGGCAAGCCGGAGTGGAACATCGACATCCAGCGCGTCCACGACTGGCTGGCCGAACAGGCCGTCGAAATCGAACACCGCGAGATGCACGACCGGAAACGCTATTGGATTGAAACCGACGACGGCGACGGAAGGGGAATGGTCGAAATCGTCGATCCGGTCGAGAATCCGACCTTCTGTGCGAACTGCCACCGCGTTCGCGTCACCCACGAAGGCTACCTGAAGGGCTGTCTCAATCGCAACGACGACCTCAAATCGATGGGGGAGATGACCAAACCGGAGATTCGCGAAGCCTACCGTGACGTCGTCGCGAATCGCGTTCCCTACTACGGCGAGTACATGGTACAAAACGACGCCGG
- a CDS encoding RtcB family protein has protein sequence MSGESDVLLEHGRRIPIEDLEDRFETETAMVASDELTTSPIQLFTGRDDAEVYEVETETGDTITATPDHPFQTPAGMRPLEELSEGDEVRLQPFRGVPDEEPEEFTVLSEADFSDANSQLVRALDDRGLLPLKSTDDAFNRLLKLVGFHTGDGAIGSGGQTWFYGEPADLESIQDDIEAIGFTPSKIYERDRSHEIDGKRFETTEYSVRANSKAFQNVLLALGAPDGRKIESNFTTPWFFDRLPNWQKALYAAAYFGAEMNAPAAQHDKNLYCPKVSQTRVVDVADAGEEFMADLAAFLSDLGIETNEIERFETDSSADRETIRLRLGIKNDSENLIRFFSSVGFRYNHEKRRKAVKALQYLKTKAAVIDHRATIAREAKAMADGGTPAGDIKSEFDINERFIERSIWGGRSGRPRPPAEFPGFDEYCETISVGDDYAVSTRIRSIELVDEEHSVYDIGVAHDAHNFIADGFVVSNCGVRMMRTNLTYDDLKGREEELVDSLFANIPSGLGGGGVVEAGVDTVDEILARGVDWALENGHAVEDDLRHCEDEGMREGADPSKVSQKAKDRGKNQIGSLGSGNHFLEVQRVTDVFDDEVGDAFGLEEDQIVVLIHCGSRGLGHQTCNDYLRKIEKQHQGLLNQLPDKELAAAPAGSQLAEDYYAAMNAAINFAWVNRQLIMHRTREVFERVFDRSWEAMEMDLLYDVAHNIAKKETHDVDGEDRELFVHRKGATRAFPAGHPEVPKAYRDVGQPVIIPGSMGAGSYVLRGGENSMDLTFGSTAHGAGRLMSRTQAKDEFWGGDVQDQLEEQDQIYVKAQSGATVAEEAPGVYKDVDEVVRISDELGIGDKVARTFPVCNIKG, from the coding sequence TTGTCAGGAGAGTCGGACGTACTTCTCGAGCACGGCCGTCGAATTCCGATCGAAGACCTGGAAGATCGATTCGAAACGGAGACTGCGATGGTTGCCAGCGATGAACTCACCACATCACCGATCCAACTGTTTACCGGACGGGACGACGCGGAGGTGTACGAAGTCGAGACGGAAACCGGGGATACGATCACTGCAACTCCAGACCATCCGTTCCAAACGCCGGCAGGCATGCGCCCACTCGAGGAACTCTCCGAAGGTGACGAGGTTCGGCTACAACCGTTCCGTGGCGTTCCAGACGAAGAACCCGAGGAGTTTACCGTTCTCAGTGAAGCGGATTTTTCCGACGCAAATTCACAACTCGTCCGGGCACTCGACGACCGTGGCCTGCTTCCGTTGAAGTCGACCGACGACGCGTTCAACCGGCTCCTCAAACTCGTTGGGTTTCACACTGGCGACGGTGCGATCGGAAGCGGCGGGCAGACGTGGTTTTATGGTGAGCCAGCGGATCTCGAATCCATCCAGGACGACATCGAAGCGATCGGGTTTACTCCGTCGAAAATCTACGAACGAGATCGATCACACGAGATCGACGGGAAGCGCTTCGAGACGACGGAATACAGCGTTCGAGCGAACTCGAAAGCGTTCCAGAACGTCCTCCTTGCACTCGGTGCGCCCGACGGACGAAAGATCGAATCAAACTTTACGACGCCGTGGTTCTTCGACCGGCTGCCGAACTGGCAGAAAGCGCTGTACGCCGCAGCCTATTTCGGGGCCGAAATGAATGCTCCCGCGGCACAGCACGACAAGAATCTCTACTGTCCGAAAGTCTCGCAAACACGAGTTGTCGACGTCGCTGATGCGGGCGAAGAATTCATGGCTGATCTCGCTGCCTTCCTCAGCGACCTCGGTATCGAAACGAACGAGATCGAACGGTTCGAGACCGACTCGAGTGCGGACCGTGAGACGATCAGACTTCGGCTCGGAATCAAAAACGACTCCGAGAATCTGATCCGATTCTTTTCGTCCGTCGGCTTCCGCTACAACCACGAAAAGCGTCGAAAAGCTGTGAAAGCCCTCCAGTATCTCAAAACAAAAGCAGCAGTGATCGACCATCGGGCGACGATTGCCCGCGAGGCGAAAGCGATGGCCGATGGCGGAACGCCAGCAGGTGATATCAAGTCGGAGTTCGACATCAACGAACGGTTCATCGAACGGAGTATCTGGGGTGGACGAAGCGGCCGACCGCGACCGCCAGCGGAGTTCCCTGGATTCGACGAGTACTGTGAAACCATTTCTGTTGGTGACGATTATGCCGTCTCAACTCGAATCCGATCTATCGAACTGGTCGACGAAGAGCACTCGGTATACGATATCGGTGTGGCCCACGACGCCCACAATTTCATCGCTGATGGTTTCGTCGTCTCCAACTGCGGCGTCCGAATGATGCGGACGAACCTGACCTACGACGACCTGAAAGGCCGCGAGGAGGAACTCGTCGACTCTCTCTTTGCCAACATCCCGTCGGGACTCGGCGGCGGCGGGGTCGTCGAGGCCGGCGTCGACACCGTCGACGAAATTCTCGCACGCGGCGTCGATTGGGCACTCGAGAACGGCCACGCCGTCGAAGACGACTTGCGCCACTGCGAGGACGAAGGAATGCGCGAGGGTGCGGACCCCTCGAAGGTCTCCCAGAAGGCCAAAGATCGCGGAAAGAACCAGATCGGCTCGCTCGGGTCGGGGAATCACTTCCTCGAGGTCCAGCGGGTGACTGACGTCTTCGACGACGAGGTCGGCGACGCGTTCGGACTCGAAGAAGACCAGATCGTCGTCCTCATCCACTGTGGCTCGCGCGGACTGGGCCACCAGACGTGTAACGATTATCTTCGGAAGATCGAGAAACAACATCAGGGCTTGCTGAATCAGCTTCCGGACAAAGAGCTGGCCGCAGCGCCCGCCGGCTCCCAACTCGCCGAGGACTACTACGCGGCGATGAACGCGGCGATCAACTTCGCGTGGGTCAACCGTCAGCTCATCATGCACCGTACGCGAGAGGTGTTCGAACGGGTGTTCGATCGCTCGTGGGAGGCAATGGAGATGGACCTACTCTACGACGTGGCTCACAACATCGCGAAGAAGGAAACGCACGACGTCGACGGCGAGGATCGGGAGCTCTTCGTCCACCGGAAGGGTGCCACGCGGGCGTTCCCCGCTGGCCACCCCGAAGTGCCGAAAGCGTACCGCGACGTCGGCCAGCCGGTCATCATCCCCGGCAGCATGGGCGCGGGCAGCTACGTCCTCCGCGGCGGCGAGAACTCGATGGACCTCACGTTCGGCTCGACGGCCCACGGCGCGGGGCGGCTGATGAGCCGAACGCAGGCGAAAGACGAGTTCTGGGGCGGCGACGTCCAGGACCAACTCGAGGAACAAGACCAAATCTACGTGAAAGCGCAGTCGGGCGCGACGGTCGCCGAGGAAGCACCCGGCGTCTACAAGGACGTCGACGAGGTCGTCCGCATCTCGGACGAACTCGGCATCGGCGATAAGGTGGCGCGGACGTTCCCCGTCTGCAACATCAAAGGGTGA
- a CDS encoding peroxiredoxin, producing MLDVGEDAPEFELPNQRGEPVRRSDFDGQRLVVYFYPRANTDGCTTEACEFDDAKSAFADLDAHIVGISDDPVDDLESFAGEYDLSFDLLSDEYGEVATLYESYGEKRMFGNTFDGVFRNTYVVGPEGRIEEVYEGVSPEGHAEAVLEDLE from the coding sequence ATGCTCGACGTTGGCGAGGACGCACCCGAGTTCGAACTGCCGAATCAACGCGGCGAACCCGTCCGCCGATCCGATTTCGACGGCCAGCGACTCGTCGTCTACTTCTACCCGCGTGCGAACACCGACGGCTGTACGACCGAGGCCTGCGAGTTCGACGACGCCAAATCGGCGTTTGCGGATCTCGACGCGCACATCGTCGGAATCAGCGACGACCCGGTCGACGACCTCGAGTCCTTCGCCGGGGAGTACGACCTCTCGTTCGACCTGCTCTCGGACGAGTACGGCGAAGTCGCAACGCTCTACGAATCCTACGGCGAGAAGCGAATGTTCGGCAACACGTTCGACGGCGTCTTCCGGAACACCTACGTCGTCGGGCCCGAGGGCCGAATCGAGGAAGTCTACGAGGGTGTGTCGCCCGAAGGCCACGCCGAAGCCGTGCTCGAGGACCTCGAGTGA
- a CDS encoding DNA replication complex subunit Gins51 translates to MNLDELRSVQSKERQKDSLQNLRPSFYQEVGEYIADLEDERDRVAEQADDPFSSPEVGRLTDEIETAKDVVEAIYERRMGKLVKQASLAAAGMPANDEGLTAEEVDLFDDLVERISSNKSRVLDVLEGVDIGSPASTASDSSTSAAGDGSPDTSDPARSDSSAADHAVPEDPGDDAPPVATQDSPAASTDDESPRVANADGDESGVTPADVMGADGPTAHDEATSQPSAETEAERDSDGSMTPNEDESSPVERVTVKITRDIGQILGVDEREYSLSTDDIVTLPEQNATPLLEQEAAESLE, encoded by the coding sequence ATGAATTTAGACGAGTTGCGTTCGGTCCAGAGCAAGGAGCGCCAGAAGGACAGCCTCCAGAATCTGCGCCCCTCGTTCTATCAGGAGGTCGGCGAGTATATCGCCGATCTCGAGGACGAACGCGATCGCGTCGCCGAACAGGCTGACGATCCCTTTTCCTCGCCCGAAGTCGGCCGACTCACCGACGAGATCGAAACCGCCAAAGACGTCGTCGAAGCCATCTACGAGCGACGAATGGGCAAACTCGTCAAACAGGCGAGTCTCGCCGCGGCCGGAATGCCAGCTAACGACGAGGGCCTGACCGCGGAGGAAGTCGACCTTTTCGACGACCTCGTCGAGCGAATTTCCTCGAACAAATCCCGCGTCCTCGACGTGCTCGAGGGAGTCGACATCGGCTCACCGGCGAGCACAGCCAGCGACTCGAGTACCTCGGCCGCTGGCGACGGGTCGCCCGACACCAGCGACCCGGCCCGATCGGACTCGAGTGCGGCCGATCACGCTGTCCCCGAGGACCCCGGCGACGACGCACCGCCGGTGGCGACCCAGGACTCGCCGGCAGCGTCTACGGACGATGAGTCTCCCCGAGTGGCGAACGCGGATGGTGACGAGAGTGGCGTCACACCAGCGGACGTGATGGGCGCTGACGGCCCGACGGCCCACGACGAAGCCACCTCGCAGCCATCCGCGGAGACGGAAGCGGAACGCGATTCGGACGGTTCCATGACTCCCAACGAAGACGAATCGTCGCCCGTCGAACGCGTCACCGTCAAAATCACTCGAGACATCGGGCAGATTCTCGGCGTCGACGAGCGGGAGTACTCGCTGTCGACCGACGACATCGTTACGCTCCCCGAACAGAACGCCACGCCGTTGCTCGAGCAAGAAGCCGCCGAATCGCTCGAGTGA